The Myxococcales bacterium region GCGTAGTGCTCTTCGCCGAGGATGTGCGGGTCGAGCAGCGTCGAGGACGAGTCGAGCGGGTCGACGGCCGGGTAGATGCCCTTCTCGGCGATCTGACGAGAAAGAACCGTCGTTGCGTCGAGGTGGGCGAAGGTTGTCGCCGGCGCCGGGTCGGTCAAGTCGTCGGCGGGCACGTAGACGGCCTGGACGCTCGTGATGGACCCCTTGTTCGTCGAGGTGATGCGCTCTTGGAGCGCGCCCATCTCGGTGCCCAGCGTCGGCTGGTAACCGACGGCGCTCGGGATACGGCCGAGGAGAGCCGAGACCTCCGAGCCGGCCTGGGTGAAGCGGAAGATGTTGTCGACGAACAGGAGCACGTCCTGGCCTTCTTCATCGCGGAAGTATTCGGCGACGGTGAGGGCCGAGAGGGCCACGCGAGCGCGGGCGCCCGGCGGCTCGTTCATCTGGCCGTAGATGAGGGCGGCCTTCGAAATGACCGGGTCGCCGCTCTCGAGCTTCGACTCCTTCATTTCGAGGTAGAGGTCGTTGCCCTCGCGGGTGCGCTCGCCGACGCCGGCGAAACATGAAACGCCGCCGTGGGCTTTCGCGACGTTGTTGATGAGCTCCATGATGAGGACGGTCTTGCCGACGCCGGCGCCGCCGAAGAGGCCGATCTTGCCGCCCTTGCGGTACGGGGCGATGAGGTCGATAACCTTGATGCCGGTCTCGAACATCTCGATCTTCGTGGACTGCTCCTGGAAGGTCGGCGGCGCGCGGTGAATCGGCGCGGTCTTCTTGGCGTGGACCGGACCGCCCTCGTCGACCGGCTCACCGATGACATTCAGGATGCGGCCGAGGCATTCGGGGCCCACGGGCATCGCGATGGGCGCGCCCGTGTCACGCACGTCCATACCGCGGACGAGACCGTCGGTCGTGTCCATGGCGATGGTTCGGACCGTGTTTTCGCCGAGGTGCTGGGCCACTTCAAGCGTGAGGTTGTCCTTGGCGCCCGAGATGCCAGGGTTGGTCAGCTTCAGCGCGTTCAAGATCTTCGGCAGGTTGCCGCCCTCGAACTCAACGTCGACGACCGGTCCAATGACCTGAACGACCTTGCCCTTCGCCGTGCCCGACCCAGTCGCCACCGTGGATTGCGCCATGGAATCCTTGCTCCTTCAGAGAACGTCCGTGCAACGGACCCTCGGCGCGGCGTCTATCATGGCCTGCACCTTCGTTCAATGGGTTACGCGTGCCGTCGCAGGGACCTGCATAGGGGCGACCTTGCGGTGATGCGAGGTCGCCTGGGCGGGGAGCGGTTTTCGCGGGAAAACCAGAAATTCCCTTGCCGATCCCCTGAACTTCTGTATCCCAGAGCGCCCCCCTCTTGATCTCTCCCCAGACCATCGAACTGGTTCGCGAACGCACGGACATCGTCGCGCTCGTCCAGGAGAGCGTTCCGACGCTCAAGCGACGGGGACGCTCTTTTTCCGGCCTTTGCCCCTTTCACAACGAGAAATCGCCAAGCTTCCACGTGAACCCGGAGCGGGGCTTCTTCCACTGCTTTGGGTGCAAAGAGTCGGGCAGCGCCATCGACTTCGTCATGAAGCTCGAAGGCCTCACGTTTCCTGAAGCCGTTCGCGCGCTCGCCGAGCGGGCAGGGGTCGAGGTCGAAGAGGAGCGGAAGGGCGACCGCACGGAGGTTGACCGGCAAAAGCGCCTCAAAGACGACCTCTACGCCGTCAATCAGCTGGCCGCCGTCTACTTCGAGAAGATGCTCAGGGAGCATCCGGATCGGCGCTTTGCGCTGGATGAGCTTGCTCGCCGAGGTCTCAAGCCAAGCTGGGACGCGGCCGTTGGGGCCGAAGCGCCGCTCGTGGCCGACGAGACCAAGGCGAC contains the following coding sequences:
- the atpD gene encoding F0F1 ATP synthase subunit beta, with product MAQSTVATGSGTAKGKVVQVIGPVVDVEFEGGNLPKILNALKLTNPGISGAKDNLTLEVAQHLGENTVRTIAMDTTDGLVRGMDVRDTGAPIAMPVGPECLGRILNVIGEPVDEGGPVHAKKTAPIHRAPPTFQEQSTKIEMFETGIKVIDLIAPYRKGGKIGLFGGAGVGKTVLIMELINNVAKAHGGVSCFAGVGERTREGNDLYLEMKESKLESGDPVISKAALIYGQMNEPPGARARVALSALTVAEYFRDEEGQDVLLFVDNIFRFTQAGSEVSALLGRIPSAVGYQPTLGTEMGALQERITSTNKGSITSVQAVYVPADDLTDPAPATTFAHLDATTVLSRQIAEKGIYPAVDPLDSSSTLLDPHILGEEHYAVARRVQQTLQKYKDLLDIIAILGMDELSEDDRAIVSRARKIERFLSQPFFVAAQFTGKGGRLVPVKKTIEGFKKILDGHYDDDAKYPEQAFFLVGDIEEMEAKAAELTKA